A genomic stretch from Elusimicrobiota bacterium includes:
- a CDS encoding GTP cyclohydrolase, FolE2/MptA family — MNEEKRFLVDVGMKGLPFPIKVLSKADPEGQRTVALISIDARIMHEFEAGWIDNFIKIVHRHRDNIGTSTLRRNIADYFKELNATTVKATFEYPFFIEKLTPVSKEKCLVKYDCAYVAKVPSIDDKVKVFFRISIPCITTYPASDPADTLGLFGQLSVVDIETEATKDVYPEDLVKLVDKYALSPVYSFLTKEDQQFVIKKIHSEKKSSVVMIDEIKKELAADRGLSSYSIRCSNFGMLHSYSTMIGTEKSWWVPFSGVDDEV, encoded by the coding sequence ATGAACGAAGAAAAAAGGTTCCTTGTGGATGTGGGGATGAAAGGCCTGCCCTTTCCCATAAAAGTGCTGTCGAAAGCGGATCCGGAAGGGCAGAGAACGGTGGCGCTCATTTCCATTGACGCGCGCATCATGCATGAATTCGAAGCCGGCTGGATAGACAACTTCATAAAGATAGTGCACAGGCACAGGGATAATATCGGCACCTCCACGCTCAGGCGCAACATCGCGGATTACTTCAAAGAATTGAACGCCACGACCGTGAAAGCGACCTTTGAATATCCGTTCTTTATAGAGAAGCTCACGCCGGTATCAAAGGAGAAATGCCTGGTCAAGTACGACTGCGCCTATGTCGCCAAGGTCCCCTCCATTGACGATAAAGTGAAGGTCTTCTTCAGGATATCCATCCCGTGCATTACGACTTATCCGGCCTCCGACCCGGCAGATACCCTGGGGCTTTTTGGCCAGCTGAGCGTAGTGGATATTGAAACCGAGGCGACCAAGGACGTATATCCGGAGGACCTGGTCAAGCTTGTGGACAAGTACGCCTTATCGCCGGTTTACTCGTTCCTGACCAAGGAGGACCAGCAATTCGTCATCAAAAAGATCCACTCCGAGAAAAAAAGCAGCGTGGTGATGATAGATGAGATAAAAAAAGAGCTTGCCGCCGACAGGGGCCTGAGTTCCTATTCTATCCGCTGCAGCAATTTCGGTATGCTGCATTCATACAGCACAATGATAGGGACGGAAAAAAGCTGGTGGGTCCCGTTCAGCGGTGTGGATGATGAAGTGTAA
- a CDS encoding LysR family transcriptional regulator, producing MLPMNFNQLYYFWIITKAGSISAATRQLLLNQSTLSQQLKDMENSIGRRLLTRSRHGVALTEEGKVVFEYCDRMFLQAEELAARLHGGSVAGAALLRLGFCRSVTRDKVLGVERAVKAVDAGVIVKIFSGTGEELEDKLRRRACDMVLSNVDFSAGLGTDFRARLAASIPHYFVAAPQFKKQGKTFAQMVSGMPLMVHSPEDPLRRAGEDYLRRNGVVLNIHAEVEDSDLILTMVLRGEGIGFLAPAAIKKHLENGRLVKLHDRPIGISENLWLLCSKHHYANERVQKAINTLMEKFRFEYP from the coding sequence ATGTTGCCAATGAATTTCAACCAGTTGTACTATTTCTGGATAATCACGAAAGCCGGGAGCATCTCCGCCGCCACGCGGCAATTGCTGCTGAACCAGTCCACCCTCAGCCAACAGCTTAAAGATATGGAAAATTCGATTGGCCGGCGGCTGCTTACGCGTTCCAGGCACGGGGTCGCGCTCACCGAGGAAGGCAAGGTGGTTTTTGAGTACTGCGACCGGATGTTCCTTCAGGCGGAAGAGCTGGCGGCGCGGCTGCACGGCGGCAGCGTGGCCGGGGCGGCTCTTCTGCGCCTGGGTTTCTGCCGTTCGGTCACCAGGGACAAGGTGCTCGGCGTGGAAAGGGCCGTCAAAGCCGTGGACGCGGGGGTCATAGTTAAAATATTTTCCGGCACCGGCGAGGAGCTTGAAGACAAACTGCGCCGGCGGGCCTGCGACATGGTCCTGTCGAACGTCGACTTTTCGGCGGGGCTCGGAACGGATTTCCGCGCGCGCCTGGCGGCAAGCATCCCCCACTATTTTGTGGCGGCTCCGCAGTTCAAAAAGCAGGGAAAGACCTTCGCCCAGATGGTGTCCGGCATGCCCCTGATGGTACATTCCCCGGAAGACCCGCTCAGGCGGGCGGGCGAGGATTATCTGCGCCGCAACGGGGTGGTACTTAATATCCACGCGGAGGTGGAGGATTCGGACCTTATCCTGACCATGGTCCTGCGCGGCGAGGGGATCGGCTTTCTGGCGCCGGCCGCTATAAAAAAACATCTGGAAAACGGCCGCCTGGTCAAACTTCATGACCGCCCTATCGGCATCAGCGAGAATCTCTGGCTGCTTTGCAGCAAGCACCACTACGCCAACGAACGCGTGCAAAAAGCCATCAACACCCTGATGGAGAAGTTCCGGTTCGAGTACCCCTGA
- a CDS encoding OsmC family protein, with product MAVKITASYIGDDKVELTHGPSGTNLITDLPVDNGGRGRTFSPTDLAAASMASCVLTIMSRVAAREGIKFEGASFEIEKHMQENPRRIAKLTGAITLPAGLKPAQREKLLACVKACPVSRSLHPDIKIELEFR from the coding sequence ATGGCGGTAAAAATTACGGCTTCTTACATTGGCGACGACAAAGTCGAACTCACCCACGGCCCGAGCGGCACTAACCTGATTACCGATTTGCCGGTTGATAACGGCGGACGCGGGCGGACTTTTTCTCCCACGGACCTGGCGGCGGCGTCCATGGCTTCCTGCGTGCTTACCATAATGAGCAGGGTGGCCGCGCGGGAGGGAATAAAATTTGAAGGCGCGTCCTTTGAAATAGAAAAGCACATGCAGGAGAACCCGCGCCGCATAGCAAAGCTTACCGGCGCCATAACCCTGCCGGCCGGGCTTAAGCCCGCGCAAAGGGAAAAACTGCTGGCCTGCGTGAAGGCGTGTCCCGTAAGCCGCAGCCTGCACCCGGATATAAAAATCGAGCTGGAGTTCCGCTGA
- a CDS encoding rubrerythrin → MIDIKKPLFAAAALAMLAGSVWAAEKKEAPKKPEATTLENLQTAFKAESNAKARYEAFAVKADAEGYAGVASLFRAEALSEGIHAVKHAKALEALGVTATAEIKPPAVKSTIMNLKEALKSENNEGKKMYPAFAKRAMADKNDKAAMSFKGAMATEASHAKLVSQALAKIGNWKAKRKFIVCRTCGYTTGDLNIKLCPVCAQPREQFTEVE, encoded by the coding sequence ATGATCGATATAAAGAAACCGCTGTTCGCCGCGGCGGCGCTGGCAATGCTTGCCGGGTCCGTTTGGGCCGCGGAGAAGAAAGAAGCTCCCAAAAAGCCGGAGGCCACTACGCTTGAGAACCTGCAAACGGCTTTTAAAGCCGAGTCCAACGCCAAAGCCCGCTACGAGGCCTTTGCCGTTAAGGCGGACGCGGAAGGCTACGCCGGGGTGGCAAGCCTCTTCCGCGCCGAGGCGCTGTCCGAAGGCATACACGCCGTTAAGCACGCCAAAGCCCTGGAAGCGCTTGGGGTGACAGCCACGGCGGAGATAAAGCCGCCCGCGGTAAAGTCCACGATAATGAATCTGAAAGAGGCGCTTAAGAGCGAGAACAACGAAGGCAAGAAAATGTACCCGGCTTTCGCGAAGCGGGCCATGGCCGATAAGAACGATAAAGCCGCCATGAGCTTTAAAGGCGCGATGGCCACAGAGGCCAGCCACGCCAAACTTGTCTCGCAGGCTTTGGCTAAAATTGGTAACTGGAAGGCTAAAAGGAAATTTATTGTCTGCCGGACCTGCGGTTACACCACAGGCGACCTCAACATTAAGCTTTGTCCCGTCTGCGCCCAGCCGCGCGAGCAGTTTACGGAAGTGGAGTAA
- a CDS encoding alpha/beta fold hydrolase, which translates to MTTKTEAGQPGPLAQLSEAAPAALQSVAAVPEPATPRYGAGLSLVRTAQSKYWERIECYQDTARPFAIESALNKSRHENSEVVAAFGSNLPPSGTFLLHYGPRWKTNKGKVIVLAHGASDNATRAWAAPEMMVGNPGTTGLMQALEAKDYRVFAVTFPHKHGNIFYEAQYLADAIDMARRATGAGKVTLIGHSAGGLAARAYVSSYRLNGSWTAYRGDVDQLITLATPHRGQDFAFRHPQFNYFFVKDDMAADAPMSWDKMLYYGQWKDTLEFSIYSDNFPMQQQVLYDWTGKYPVNLSEPDSYTTMQGGQGFVSHSMGISNAIMKGGNFINGFRAYPVPPDISVALIAGNNSKIDNIPVTENDGPSDGLVFLESASHTNDLIHPARKEPIKVMVVNENHLTIAYAPESVKLILSLIK; encoded by the coding sequence ATGACCACAAAAACCGAAGCCGGACAGCCCGGCCCTCTTGCCCAGCTTTCCGAAGCCGCCCCCGCGGCGCTTCAGTCCGTTGCCGCCGTGCCGGAACCGGCAACACCCAGGTATGGCGCCGGTTTATCCCTTGTGCGCACCGCGCAGTCCAAATACTGGGAGCGCATTGAGTGCTACCAGGATACGGCCCGTCCCTTTGCCATTGAGAGCGCGCTTAATAAGTCGCGCCACGAGAACTCCGAGGTAGTGGCCGCGTTCGGTTCAAACCTGCCGCCCTCGGGTACCTTCCTGCTTCATTACGGACCCAGATGGAAAACCAACAAGGGTAAGGTGATCGTGCTGGCGCACGGCGCTTCCGACAACGCCACCCGCGCCTGGGCCGCTCCTGAAATGATGGTGGGGAACCCCGGTACAACCGGCCTTATGCAGGCCCTCGAGGCAAAAGATTACAGGGTTTTCGCCGTCACCTTCCCGCACAAACACGGAAATATCTTTTATGAGGCGCAGTACCTGGCCGACGCGATAGACATGGCCAGGCGGGCCACAGGGGCGGGTAAAGTTACACTGATAGGCCATAGCGCCGGCGGGCTTGCGGCCAGGGCTTATGTTTCCAGTTACCGCCTGAACGGCAGTTGGACCGCCTACAGGGGCGACGTTGACCAGCTTATCACTCTGGCCACGCCGCACCGCGGCCAGGATTTCGCCTTCCGGCATCCCCAATTTAATTATTTTTTCGTTAAGGACGATATGGCGGCGGACGCGCCGATGAGCTGGGACAAGATGCTTTACTACGGCCAGTGGAAAGATACGCTGGAGTTCAGCATATACAGCGACAACTTCCCGATGCAGCAGCAGGTCCTCTACGACTGGACCGGGAAATACCCTGTGAACCTTTCGGAGCCGGATTCCTATACCACAATGCAGGGCGGCCAGGGTTTTGTAAGCCATTCCATGGGCATATCCAACGCCATAATGAAAGGCGGGAATTTTATAAACGGCTTCAGGGCTTATCCGGTGCCGCCCGATATCTCCGTGGCTTTGATAGCCGGCAATAACAGCAAGATAGACAATATCCCGGTCACCGAAAATGACGGCCCGTCCGACGGCCTGGTGTTCCTTGAGAGCGCGAGCCACACCAACGACCTTATACATCCCGCCCGAAAAGAGCCGATAAAGGTGATGGTGGTGAACGAGAACCACCTGACCATTGCCTACGCCCCGGAATCGGTGAAGCTTATTCTCTCGCTGATCAAATAA
- a CDS encoding peptidylprolyl isomerase: MRTAHLTLVFAAVFAASCAPKAQETAQSRETAPETKTQETKPDMANLKNPALANAKAPETFKVKFTTTKGDFTLEVTRSWSPLGADRFYNLVKIGYFTDIAFFRVIEGFMVQFGIHGDPALNTVWHAANIPDDPVVESNRKGYISYAMAGPNTRTTQFFINYGNNANLDRSGFSPFGKVTDGMNVVESIYSGYGEGAPSGMGPYQGRVQTEGNVYLKKDFPKLDYILSAQLLN; encoded by the coding sequence ATGAGAACCGCACACTTGACGCTTGTTTTCGCGGCAGTTTTCGCCGCGTCATGCGCGCCCAAAGCGCAGGAAACCGCGCAGTCCCGGGAAACAGCCCCGGAAACAAAAACACAGGAGACAAAACCCGACATGGCAAACCTTAAAAACCCGGCGCTCGCTAACGCCAAAGCACCCGAAACCTTTAAAGTAAAGTTCACCACCACCAAGGGAGATTTCACGCTGGAAGTAACCCGTTCCTGGTCGCCGCTGGGCGCGGACAGGTTCTACAACCTGGTAAAGATCGGCTATTTCACCGATATCGCCTTTTTCCGTGTTATTGAAGGCTTCATGGTGCAATTCGGCATACACGGCGACCCGGCCCTTAACACGGTGTGGCATGCCGCGAATATTCCGGATGACCCGGTGGTGGAATCCAACAGGAAGGGCTATATCTCTTACGCAATGGCCGGACCGAACACCCGCACCACCCAGTTCTTCATAAACTACGGCAATAACGCAAATCTGGACCGGTCGGGTTTCTCGCCGTTCGGCAAGGTTACGGACGGCATGAATGTGGTTGAAAGCATTTACTCCGGCTACGGCGAGGGCGCCCCGTCCGGCATGGGCCCCTACCAGGGCCGCGTGCAGACGGAAGGCAACGTCTACCTGAAAAAGGATTTCCCGAAACTGGACTATATCCTGAGCGCGCAGCTGCTGAACTGA
- the msrB gene encoding peptide-methionine (R)-S-oxide reductase MsrB, with amino-acid sequence MAAFLFLFACGGPDAGTKPAPSGESAEWKKGDPVKKLTPLQYDVTQKCGTEPAFNNEYWNNKKEGIYVDIISGEPLFSSADKFDSGTGWPSFTKPIKDDTVAAKPDKSLSMERVEVRGKRSDSHLGHVFEDGPKPGGLRYCINSAALRFIPKEDLQKEGYGEYLALFNK; translated from the coding sequence ATGGCTGCCTTTCTTTTTCTGTTTGCCTGCGGCGGTCCCGACGCCGGAACAAAACCGGCGCCGTCCGGCGAAAGCGCTGAATGGAAAAAAGGAGACCCAGTGAAAAAACTCACGCCGTTGCAGTATGATGTCACTCAGAAATGCGGCACCGAACCCGCTTTCAACAATGAATACTGGAACAATAAAAAAGAGGGGATCTATGTGGACATTATTTCGGGGGAGCCGCTTTTTTCATCCGCGGATAAATTTGACTCCGGCACCGGCTGGCCCAGCTTCACAAAACCGATAAAAGATGATACCGTGGCCGCGAAGCCGGACAAAAGCCTTTCTATGGAGCGCGTGGAAGTGCGCGGCAAAAGATCGGATTCCCATCTTGGCCATGTGTTTGAAGACGGCCCGAAACCCGGCGGACTCCGCTATTGCATTAACTCGGCCGCGCTCAGGTTCATACCTAAAGAAGACCTGCAAAAAGAAGGCTACGGCGAGTATTTAGCGCTTTTCAATAAATAG
- a CDS encoding ferric reductase-like transmembrane domain-containing protein produces the protein MKKIPLFIFPAGVIAAIGLWLFNSLNSPVGSLFEDSAGRLLAFGRLAGILAALGILAQLLLISRVKWVEPLFRPGRRINAHHLEGLLIPLVLVLHPILVIMSSAVQNDLSFFAQCRNMLGWEGILAAAAGMLIVFTAVFLSLPAVKKRLNYKVWRGSHLLLYAALGLFVGHQLELGGDVNGNFYFAMVWYSLYGFVLATLAWCRFIKPFWLARKRGQPGAL, from the coding sequence ATGAAAAAAATTCCCCTATTTATTTTCCCGGCCGGCGTAATCGCGGCCATAGGTCTTTGGCTTTTTAATTCTCTTAATTCCCCCGTAGGCAGCCTGTTCGAGGATTCCGCCGGCCGCCTGCTGGCTTTCGGGCGTCTGGCAGGGATATTGGCCGCTCTGGGCATACTGGCCCAGCTGCTGCTTATTTCGCGCGTGAAATGGGTTGAGCCGCTTTTCCGCCCCGGACGGCGCATAAACGCGCATCATTTGGAGGGCCTGCTGATCCCCCTTGTTCTTGTTCTGCATCCCATCCTTGTGATCATGTCTTCTGCCGTTCAAAACGACCTGTCTTTTTTTGCCCAGTGCCGGAATATGCTCGGCTGGGAAGGAATTTTGGCCGCGGCGGCCGGGATGCTGATTGTTTTCACTGCCGTTTTCCTGTCTCTGCCGGCGGTAAAAAAACGGCTTAATTACAAGGTCTGGCGCGGCTCCCATCTGCTGCTTTATGCGGCGCTCGGCCTTTTTGTCGGCCATCAGCTGGAACTGGGAGGGGATGTCAACGGCAATTTTTATTTTGCCATGGTCTGGTACTCCTTATACGGTTTCGTCCTGGCGACACTTGCCTGGTGCCGTTTTATCAAGCCGTTCTGGCTTGCCCGAAAACGCGGCCAGCCGGGCGCGTTATGA
- a CDS encoding ketoacyl-ACP synthase III — MFKIKGTGMYLPKNLVTNESFIQKFGPDPLKKIFDRIGHGARYYSDPDESSADLAINAGREALKNSGVNPDDIQLLIISTDTPSQLSPATAAEVQHKLGLKNAGAFDINCACAGFVTAIDMASKYLDGKDYKKAMVIGTYAMSKHLDPDDSSASILFGDGAGAFVLEYAPNQGPMASTLKADGSFWDFMGIYGGGTRSPVTEEVLANRTHKVKIPKKFPATLNSEEWPPLIRKTLAKLGMQPQDAQAYVFTQIRKPTIEEVMAGFNLPMERTHTIMEKWGYTGSACVPMAFHDMAGQGKVKRGDRVVLCASGGGYAMACMTFIY; from the coding sequence ATGTTTAAAATAAAAGGCACGGGGATGTACCTTCCCAAGAACCTGGTTACAAACGAGTCTTTCATACAAAAATTCGGCCCGGACCCGCTTAAAAAGATATTTGACCGCATAGGCCACGGGGCCCGGTATTATTCCGACCCGGACGAGTCCTCCGCGGACCTGGCTATAAATGCGGGGCGGGAAGCGCTGAAGAACTCCGGCGTGAACCCGGACGACATACAGTTGCTGATAATTTCCACCGACACGCCCTCGCAGCTTTCCCCGGCCACCGCCGCGGAAGTGCAGCACAAGCTGGGCCTGAAAAACGCGGGCGCCTTTGACATTAACTGCGCCTGCGCCGGTTTTGTGACGGCGATAGACATGGCCTCCAAATATCTGGACGGCAAGGATTACAAAAAAGCCATGGTGATAGGCACCTACGCCATGAGCAAGCATCTTGACCCCGACGACAGCTCGGCCTCGATCCTGTTCGGAGACGGGGCGGGCGCTTTTGTGCTGGAATACGCCCCCAACCAGGGGCCGATGGCTTCCACGCTAAAGGCCGACGGTTCTTTCTGGGATTTTATGGGCATTTACGGCGGCGGCACGCGCAGCCCCGTAACCGAAGAGGTGCTGGCCAACCGGACGCATAAGGTTAAGATCCCCAAAAAATTCCCGGCCACGCTCAACAGCGAAGAGTGGCCGCCGCTTATCAGGAAGACGCTGGCCAAGCTCGGCATGCAGCCGCAGGACGCCCAAGCCTATGTGTTCACGCAGATACGAAAACCCACCATAGAGGAAGTTATGGCCGGGTTCAACCTGCCCATGGAGCGAACGCACACCATAATGGAAAAGTGGGGTTATACAGGCTCCGCCTGCGTGCCCATGGCTTTCCACGACATGGCCGGGCAGGGCAAGGTGAAAAGGGGCGACAGAGTGGTGTTATGCGCCTCAGGCGGAGGTTATGCCATGGCCTGCATGACGTTCATCTATTAA
- the fabG gene encoding 3-oxoacyl-ACP reductase FabG produces MEKKNAVITGGARGLGRAGAERFLRSGEWKVALFDVNEQMLANTARELGEKYGAENVAYFKVDVTSGESVDAAIKQVIEKMGSVDALINNAGITRDAMLHKMEEKDWDLVLNVNLKGAFLCTKAVAPHMKARKSGTIINTSSVVGIYGNMGQSNYAASKFGIIGLTKTWAKEMGRDGIRVNAVAPGFTMTEMLETVPEKVLTSISEKTPLKRLGKPEDIANSYFFLANDESSFITGQVISVDGGLVI; encoded by the coding sequence ATGGAAAAGAAAAACGCTGTTATAACGGGCGGAGCCAGGGGGCTGGGGCGCGCGGGCGCTGAGAGGTTCCTTAGATCCGGGGAATGGAAAGTGGCTTTGTTCGACGTAAATGAGCAGATGCTCGCGAACACCGCGCGCGAATTGGGTGAAAAATACGGCGCGGAGAATGTGGCTTACTTCAAGGTTGACGTTACTTCGGGCGAATCGGTGGACGCCGCGATAAAACAGGTCATAGAAAAAATGGGCAGCGTGGATGCGCTTATAAACAACGCCGGCATCACACGCGACGCCATGCTCCACAAAATGGAGGAAAAGGACTGGGACCTGGTGCTGAACGTGAATCTTAAAGGAGCCTTCCTCTGCACCAAGGCGGTGGCGCCCCATATGAAAGCGCGCAAGAGCGGAACTATCATTAACACCTCTTCCGTGGTGGGCATTTATGGCAATATGGGCCAGAGCAACTATGCCGCCTCAAAGTTCGGCATAATCGGCCTGACAAAAACCTGGGCCAAGGAAATGGGCCGCGACGGCATACGCGTGAACGCCGTGGCGCCGGGATTTACCATGACCGAAATGCTGGAAACCGTGCCGGAAAAAGTGCTTACTTCCATAAGCGAAAAGACCCCGCTGAAGCGCCTGGGCAAGCCGGAAGATATAGCCAATTCCTATTTTTTCCTGGCCAATGACGAGTCCTCTTTCATCACCGGGCAGGTGATCTCGGTGGACGGAGGATTGGTAATATAA
- a CDS encoding TetR/AcrR family transcriptional regulator — protein sequence MPITDKGSRTRGRLITASGAVFARKGFARSGVSDICARAGLAVGGFYRYFATKDEVIDTLARELKEDFVAAITSLPKASDPRGEARAIAGAFFTVAGRRLDSFKAIREAEASREALAREFYGALAGAIVARLARFSGGTLAEAHAWALLGTLYFYAVKFLIWEKGGVPPEALEAAVQLCAAGVSRRPLPWREPALLGIAQPKSNRNDTGMAMISAAEEVFGRSGYSGARVAEIAKRAGFASGTFYLFFASKREAIEKVVMGLRDALVKKAAAYSAGAGSRLEVEVLAFRALFDFIKEHPYGYRIMREAEFADAALADMYYGYILRNYSAQIKKSARPGEFTLKDPELLALALMGMGHMIGMKRVLWGDFRKITETELLKAVFGGLEGV from the coding sequence ATGCCGATCACAGACAAAGGCTCCCGCACGCGTGGACGCCTGATCACGGCGTCAGGCGCTGTGTTCGCCCGGAAAGGCTTTGCGCGATCCGGGGTGTCCGACATCTGCGCGCGCGCGGGCCTTGCCGTAGGAGGGTTCTACCGCTACTTCGCCACCAAGGACGAGGTGATAGATACGCTGGCCCGCGAACTGAAGGAAGATTTTGTCGCCGCTATAACTTCGCTTCCAAAGGCCTCAGACCCGCGCGGTGAGGCGCGCGCCATAGCCGGCGCCTTTTTTACCGTGGCCGGACGGCGGCTTGACTCTTTCAAGGCCATAAGGGAAGCGGAGGCTTCAAGGGAGGCTTTGGCCAGGGAATTCTATGGGGCTCTAGCCGGGGCCATAGTCGCGCGGCTTGCGCGTTTCTCTGGCGGTACACTTGCCGAAGCGCATGCCTGGGCCCTGCTTGGAACACTGTATTTCTATGCGGTAAAGTTCCTTATATGGGAAAAAGGCGGGGTGCCCCCTGAAGCGCTTGAAGCCGCCGTACAGCTTTGCGCCGCCGGAGTCAGCAGGCGGCCTTTGCCGTGGCGGGAGCCGGCGCTTTTGGGCATAGCGCAGCCTAAGTCAAACAGAAACGACACAGGTATGGCCATGATCTCGGCCGCGGAAGAAGTGTTCGGGCGCAGCGGCTACAGCGGGGCGCGGGTGGCGGAGATAGCGAAGCGGGCGGGTTTTGCGTCCGGCACTTTCTACCTTTTCTTCGCGTCCAAGCGGGAAGCTATTGAAAAAGTCGTGATGGGCCTTCGCGACGCGCTGGTGAAAAAGGCCGCGGCCTACTCGGCCGGGGCCGGCAGCCGCCTGGAGGTTGAGGTTTTGGCTTTCAGGGCTTTGTTCGACTTTATAAAAGAGCATCCTTACGGCTACCGTATTATGCGCGAGGCGGAATTCGCGGACGCTGCGCTGGCGGATATGTACTATGGTTATATCCTCAGGAATTATTCGGCTCAGATCAAAAAAAGCGCGCGGCCCGGCGAGTTTACGCTGAAAGATCCGGAACTGCTGGCGCTGGCGCTTATGGGCATGGGGCATATGATCGGGATGAAGCGCGTGCTGTGGGGTGACTTTCGGAAAATCACTGAAACTGAATTGCTTAAGGCCGTTTTCGGCGGCCTGGAAGGTGTATAA
- a CDS encoding acetate/propionate family kinase encodes MTLQNEVNVLVFNCGSSSLTFKVFAAAAGGEVRTVLSGKAHRVGVKGTRPSYIEYRQGPESEKSEVPIESHEAAALLTLNALKARGIAIDYIGHRWGHAAGCFKTAWVDKQLLSKLKVLIPMMPIHHPAMFSVIMQCRRSLPGTAQYITADGAFHSTIPPHVYTYPLPENIVKKFGFRKYGFHGLSYQYVTGKAAEHLGVRPEDTRMVACHLGTGGSSAVAVLNGKSLDTSMGYTGLGGLVMSTRSGDVDPMLATYLMGVYGERGDDMVDMLNKKSGLLGVSVFSSDMRDIIARLESDPKAKLAFDMYVHRLKKYIGGYAAVLGGMDILVFTDDIGVHNWLLREKVCSNMEWCGVELDLRANRQATGDNVSIISSPGSKVKILAVPTEEELVICREGLKLRGDKNATSN; translated from the coding sequence ATGACGCTGCAAAACGAAGTTAACGTGCTGGTTTTCAACTGCGGAAGCTCTTCGCTGACTTTCAAGGTGTTCGCGGCGGCCGCGGGCGGTGAAGTAAGGACCGTTCTGAGCGGCAAGGCGCATCGCGTGGGGGTAAAAGGCACCCGGCCTTCCTATATAGAATATCGGCAGGGGCCGGAAAGCGAAAAGTCCGAAGTTCCGATAGAGTCGCATGAGGCAGCGGCGCTGTTGACATTGAACGCGCTCAAGGCGCGGGGTATAGCCATCGACTATATAGGGCACCGCTGGGGCCATGCCGCCGGCTGTTTTAAAACGGCCTGGGTGGACAAGCAGCTGCTTTCAAAACTCAAGGTCCTGATACCTATGATGCCTATACATCATCCGGCCATGTTCAGCGTTATCATGCAATGCAGGCGCTCCCTGCCCGGCACCGCCCAATACATCACCGCGGACGGAGCTTTTCACTCGACCATACCCCCGCACGTATACACCTATCCCCTGCCGGAAAATATCGTAAAAAAATTCGGGTTCAGAAAATACGGTTTTCACGGGCTGTCGTACCAGTACGTCACCGGAAAGGCCGCCGAACATCTGGGGGTGCGGCCGGAAGACACCCGCATGGTGGCCTGTCATCTGGGGACGGGGGGCTCAAGCGCGGTGGCCGTCCTGAACGGAAAGTCGCTGGACACCTCAATGGGTTATACCGGGCTTGGGGGGCTGGTCATGAGCACCCGCAGCGGCGATGTGGACCCCATGCTCGCCACTTATCTGATGGGCGTGTACGGGGAGCGCGGCGACGACATGGTGGATATGCTCAACAAAAAAAGCGGGCTTCTGGGCGTGTCGGTCTTTTCGAGCGACATGCGGGATATCATCGCGCGGCTTGAAAGCGATCCAAAAGCTAAACTGGCATTTGATATGTACGTGCACAGGCTTAAGAAATACATCGGGGGGTATGCGGCTGTCCTGGGCGGCATGGATATTCTGGTGTTCACTGACGATATAGGGGTGCACAACTGGCTGCTGCGCGAAAAGGTGTGTTCGAACATGGAATGGTGCGGAGTCGAGCTGGACCTTCGGGCCAACCGGCAGGCCACCGGCGACAACGTCTCTATCATAAGTTCTCCTGGTTCCAAAGTAAAAATTCTGGCCGTTCCCACGGAAGAAGAGCTGGTCATCTGCCGGGAAGGTCTTAAACTAAGGGGTGATAAAAATGCAACTTCTAATTGA